A DNA window from bacterium BMS3Abin08 contains the following coding sequences:
- a CDS encoding carboxymuconolactone decarboxylase family protein, whose translation MDQDRYKRGWEKLKEIDGEAGERVVEGLKDIAPDLVRYTIEFPFGDIYSRPGLDLKSREIATVAALTAMGTAVPQLKVHINAALNVGCTREEIVEVIMQMAVYAGFPAALNGMFVAKDVFKERDEKKAQEDNN comes from the coding sequence ATGGATCAGGACCGTTACAAACGAGGTTGGGAAAAACTGAAGGAGATCGATGGTGAAGCCGGTGAACGCGTGGTAGAGGGCCTGAAAGATATTGCGCCGGATTTAGTGCGTTATACTATTGAATTCCCCTTTGGTGACATATATTCGAGGCCGGGACTGGATTTGAAATCAAGGGAAATAGCAACGGTTGCCGCACTTACCGCCATGGGCACCGCCGTGCCCCAGTTGAAGGTTCATATCAATGCTGCCTTAAATGTGGGCTGCACCCGTGAGGAGATTGTAGAGGTTATCATGCAGATGGCGGTGTATGCCGGTTTCCCCGCAGCATTAAACGGCATGTTTGTGGCCAAGGATGTTTTTAAGGAAAGAGACGAAAAAAAGGCGCAAGAGGATAATAATTAA
- a CDS encoding NADH oxidase has product MSAIFQAASLGNMELRNRFVRSATWEGMAGENGEVTEPLIDFYRVLASGGVGLIITGSTFVTKRGKMAPGQLGVDDDSLITGLRSIPGVVHEEGGKVAMQLVHGGSQVHFDSGMPPQAPSAVKERVTGNMPVEMTVDDIKSLVHEFSEASRRAKEAGFDGVQIHAAHGYLLSQFLSPYSNRRADDYGGSIENRARVIFEIYKAIREKVGKDYPVMIKINAADFDGEGLTPEDSLWVCRRLSEMDIDAIELSGGVLASGKLAPSRLKINRPEREAYFRKYAEQFSPGLNCPLMLVGGLRSPEVMEDIYNEGYAQFFSLSRPLISEPNLIRRWESGDRKKARCISCNKCFNTPIDGGRLYCATFNKEGKA; this is encoded by the coding sequence ATGAGCGCGATTTTTCAGGCTGCATCTTTAGGAAATATGGAGTTAAGGAACCGTTTCGTGAGGTCAGCCACATGGGAAGGCATGGCAGGTGAAAACGGTGAGGTTACAGAACCCTTAATCGATTTTTACAGGGTTCTTGCAAGCGGAGGGGTCGGTCTGATCATAACAGGCTCTACTTTTGTAACCAAAAGGGGCAAAATGGCCCCCGGGCAGCTTGGTGTTGATGATGATTCCTTGATCACAGGGCTTAGATCTATACCAGGGGTGGTTCACGAAGAGGGCGGCAAGGTTGCGATGCAGCTTGTCCATGGGGGTTCGCAAGTCCATTTTGATAGCGGGATGCCTCCGCAAGCTCCTTCCGCCGTTAAGGAGAGGGTAACGGGCAATATGCCTGTTGAGATGACAGTGGATGACATCAAATCCCTCGTGCATGAATTCTCAGAGGCTTCAAGGAGGGCAAAGGAGGCAGGGTTTGACGGTGTTCAAATACATGCCGCTCATGGCTATCTGCTCTCGCAGTTCCTGTCTCCTTATTCAAACAGACGTGCGGATGATTATGGTGGGTCTATTGAGAACAGGGCACGGGTCATATTTGAGATCTACAAAGCCATAAGGGAGAAGGTCGGCAAGGATTACCCGGTAATGATAAAGATAAATGCAGCCGACTTTGACGGTGAGGGTCTTACGCCTGAGGATTCGTTATGGGTCTGCAGGAGACTATCTGAGATGGATATAGATGCTATAGAATTAAGCGGCGGGGTCCTTGCATCGGGCAAGCTTGCACCCTCGAGGCTTAAGATCAACCGCCCTGAAAGGGAGGCATATTTCAGGAAATATGCGGAACAGTTCAGCCCCGGTCTGAATTGTCCCTTGATGCTTGTAGGAGGACTTCGCTCTCCCGAGGTGATGGAGGATATCTACAATGAGGGATATGCACAGTTTTTCAGCCTTTCAAGACCTCTTATATCCGAGCCGAACCTCATAAGGAGATGGGAGTCGGGCGATCGGAAAAAGGCGAGATGTATATCCTGCAATAAATGTTTTAATACGCCCATTGATGGAGGGAGGCTTTACTGCGCAACCTTTAACAAGGAGGGCAAGGCTTGA
- a CDS encoding blue-light-activated protein, translating to MYMRSEGIKGIGFAGRGTKKWLFRKLSGTIKQAPWLYYPQESLYNQKTLYKKVCISFIIIQLLLFVYAGETLQVHFANTCTKRTNPMAVTIVLGISVLLQFVAAFLAFRLIRITGQRLAWVLIVAAISLMATRLSISLFRLISGDVSHIPDLSAELVALVISILMVAGIAWIAPLFLSIKRTKEALLKSEEKYRDFYDKAPDMYYSLSENKLIIDCNETTARMLGYKKEEIIGRAITDFFTKESRELFEETFPKLKQVKGYHNIEREFVRKDGTKMPVILNVFSEFGEDGNLIRTKTIARDITDRKKIEEELLKVEKLESLGVLAGGIAHDFNNLLTAILGSISLAKMYAGSGNKVSERLAEAEKASLQARDLTQKLLTFSKGGFPVKKAASISELIRDSAGFVLSGSNVRCEYSTPGNLWPVDVDEGQISQVINNLIINADQAMQQGGIIQVSCENVVLNKADLLPLKGGNYVKISIKDHGVGIPEKYIEKIFDPFFSTKLNGTGLGLSTVYSIIKRHNGYIAVESKKELGTTFYIYLPASRKDIQQKKDDTVIIGGKGKILVMDDEEIVREVLGAMLVSIGYGVEYATNGEEAVELYRVAKGSGAPFDAVILDLTIPGGMGGKKAMQGLLKIDPGVKAIVSSGYSNDPVMADFREYGFSGVAAKPYKIKQLSETLHNVIKGRV from the coding sequence GTGTATATGAGAAGTGAAGGGATAAAGGGGATAGGGTTTGCAGGCAGGGGAACAAAAAAATGGCTCTTCAGGAAGTTGAGTGGAACAATAAAGCAAGCTCCGTGGTTATATTATCCACAGGAAAGTCTGTATAACCAAAAAACACTCTACAAAAAAGTCTGTATAAGCTTTATAATAATACAACTGCTACTATTTGTATATGCAGGAGAAACTCTCCAGGTGCATTTTGCCAACACCTGCACAAAGAGGACAAATCCCATGGCTGTGACAATAGTTTTAGGAATCTCTGTTCTGCTTCAATTTGTAGCGGCATTTTTAGCTTTCAGGCTGATCCGGATCACCGGGCAACGCTTGGCTTGGGTGTTGATTGTAGCGGCCATCTCCCTTATGGCCACCCGTCTCTCCATCAGTTTATTCCGATTAATATCAGGTGACGTATCTCACATACCCGATCTTTCAGCTGAATTGGTTGCACTTGTCATCTCAATACTGATGGTTGCAGGAATAGCGTGGATCGCCCCCCTGTTTCTCTCCATCAAGCGCACAAAGGAAGCCCTGCTGAAATCGGAGGAGAAATATCGGGATTTTTATGACAAAGCTCCGGATATGTATTACTCCCTGAGTGAAAACAAGCTGATTATTGATTGTAACGAGACAACGGCAAGGATGCTCGGCTACAAAAAAGAAGAAATCATTGGTAGAGCGATCACGGATTTTTTTACGAAGGAATCCAGGGAACTTTTTGAAGAGACTTTTCCGAAGCTCAAACAGGTAAAAGGCTACCATAACATAGAGAGGGAGTTCGTTCGAAAAGATGGTACAAAAATGCCCGTCATCTTAAATGTTTTTAGTGAGTTTGGTGAAGACGGGAATTTAATCAGGACAAAAACAATCGCAAGGGACATTACCGATCGCAAGAAAATCGAAGAAGAACTGCTTAAGGTAGAGAAACTTGAATCACTTGGTGTTCTTGCCGGTGGTATTGCTCATGATTTCAATAACTTGCTGACTGCAATTCTGGGAAGCATTTCTCTGGCAAAGATGTATGCAGGATCCGGGAATAAGGTCTCCGAGAGGTTGGCAGAGGCGGAAAAGGCATCCCTGCAGGCAAGGGATTTAACCCAAAAGCTGCTTACTTTTTCCAAGGGAGGCTTCCCTGTTAAGAAGGCAGCTTCTATCTCGGAGTTAATAAGAGATTCGGCCGGTTTCGTTTTGAGCGGTTCTAATGTGAGGTGCGAATATTCCACACCAGGGAATCTATGGCCGGTGGATGTTGACGAGGGTCAGATAAGTCAGGTTATCAATAATCTTATCATCAATGCGGACCAGGCTATGCAGCAGGGTGGGATAATTCAGGTAAGTTGTGAAAATGTTGTCCTTAATAAAGCAGACCTCCTGCCCCTCAAGGGAGGAAACTATGTGAAGATATCCATAAAAGATCACGGGGTTGGAATACCCGAAAAATATATCGAGAAGATCTTTGACCCGTTTTTTTCCACAAAACTCAATGGTACCGGTCTCGGTCTATCCACCGTCTATTCCATAATTAAGAGACATAATGGTTACATCGCGGTAGAATCTAAAAAAGAACTGGGTACGACCTTCTATATCTATCTCCCTGCTTCCCGGAAGGATATACAACAAAAGAAGGACGACACGGTAATTATTGGCGGAAAGGGAAAGATACTGGTAATGGATGACGAAGAGATCGTGAGGGAAGTGCTTGGAGCAATGCTGGTGAGCATTGGATACGGGGTGGAATATGCTACGAATGGAGAAGAAGCGGTTGAGCTCTATAGGGTGGCAAAGGGATCGGGAGCGCCCTTCGATGCCGTTATCCTGGATTTAACTATCCCGGGAGGTATGGGAGGGAAAAAGGCAATGCAGGGCCTGCTCAAGATTGATCCCGGCGTTAAGGCAATTGTGTCAAGCGGATATTCAAATGATCCTGTAATGGCAGATTTCAGGGAATACGGCTTCAGCGGTGTTGCAGCCAAACCTTACAAGATCAAGCAGTTGAGCGAAACATTACATAATGTGATTAAGGGGCGGGTATAA